The genomic region GAAGCAGTACGACCCGCGCGCCTGGGGCAAGGCCGCCGAGGCCGGCATGGCCGCCCGCATCGTGCAGGCCTGCACCGAGCTGCGGAGCACCGGCACCAAGCTCTGAGCGACGCCGATCGCGCGAAGCCCCTCCCGGACCTCGGTCCGGGAGGGGCTTCGTCGGTCCGGGAGGGTGCGGTGACGGTGGATGGTGGATCGGCTCGACGACAGCTGAGCGACAAGCGGCCACGGACCACCAGCCCGGCGGGCGGTGAGTGAGCGCCCATGCTCCCGCGGCAGCGGTGAGACAGCGTCCGATTCGCAGTGCGGATCGGACGCTGAGTCACCCCCAAGCGAACGGTTCGGACGCCAACTCACCGCCCGCTCGTGGTCCGTGGCTGCGTGTCCGGCATGACGGTGATCCGTCAGGTGTCGGCAGGGGTCAGGCCAGGTAGGCCCGCGCGAGCCGCTTCCAGACCTCGAGGTTGGGGTCGAGGCGGTGGTCGCGCGGCTCGAACGTGTAGGTCAGGGCCACGCCCCGCATGCTCGTGAGGAGGAGCGACGTGAGGTCGGCGAACCGCTCGTGGGCGGCGAGGTCCGGTCCGAACATGTCGGCGATCGCGGCGCGGATGACCCGGCCGAGGTCGTGCTCGGGAGGTGCGAGGGCCGCGGCGAGGGCCGGGCTGTTCTTGGCGGCCACCCACAGCTCGAGCGTCGCGGCGAACAACGGACCGTGGAGCGTCTCCCACAGCGCTTCGATCGAGGCGTCGACGTCACCCACGGTGCGCTCGGGCTGGCCGTCGAGGTCAGCGGTGCGCGCGGTGGCGAGGTGCTGCACGGCGGCGATCAGCAGGTCGTCGCGCGACGGGAACTGGTGCAGGATGCTGCCCCGCGAGACGCCGGAGCGACCCTGTACCCGGGAGATGGTGGCCGCGGCGTATCCCTCCTCCGCGAGGCACGCGACGGCCGCC from Aeromicrobium sp. Sec7.5 harbors:
- a CDS encoding TetR/AcrR family transcriptional regulator is translated as MTQPPTATLPVQQRAWDTRLLILEAAVACLAEEGYAAATISRVQGRSGVSRGSILHQFPSRDDLLIAAVQHLATARTADLDGQPERTVGDVDASIEALWETLHGPLFAATLELWVAAKNSPALAAALAPPEHDLGRVIRAAIADMFGPDLAAHERFADLTSLLLTSMRGVALTYTFEPRDHRLDPNLEVWKRLARAYLA